Genomic DNA from Halobaculum sp. CBA1158:
GTCCCCGAGCACGTGATCGAACAGCACCGAGAGGAAGCCGAAGAGAAGGGCAAGGGCGGATTCGAGTTCGCCTACGTCATGGACAACCTGGCCGAGGAGCGCGAGCGCGGTGTCACCATCGACATCGCCCACCAGGAGTTCGACACCGACGAGTACTACTTCACTATCGTCGACTGCCCGGGCCACCGTGACTTCGTGAAGAACATGATCACGGGCGCTTCCCAGGCCGACAACGCGGTACTGGTCGTCGCCGCCGACGACGGCGTCGCGCCCCAGACCCGCGAGCACGTCTTCCTGGCGCGCACGCTCGGCATCAACGAGCTGATCATCGGGATCAACAAGATGGACCTCGTCGACTACGACGAGGGCAAGTACAAGGAGGTCGTCTCGGAGGTCGAGGAGCTGCTCAAGCAGGTCCGCTTCGGCACCGAGGACGCCAGCTTCATCCCGATCTCGGCGTTCGAGGGCGACAACGTCTCCGAGGCCTCGGAGAACACGCCGTGGTACGACGGCGAGGTCCTCCTGGAAGCGCTCAACAACCTGCCGGAGACGGAGCCGCCGACGGACGCGCCGCTTCGGCTGCCGATCCAGGACGTGTACACCATCTCGGGCATCGGGACCGTCCCCGTCGGCCGTATCGAGACCGGCGAGATGCGCCCCGGCGACAACGTCTCCTTCCAGCCCTCGGACGCGGGCGGCGAGGTGAAGACGGTCGAGATGCACCACGAGGAGGTCGACTACGCGGGCCCCGGCGACAACGTCGGATTCAACGTCCGCGGCGTCGGCAAGGACGACATCCGCCGCGGCGACGTCTGCGGTCCCGCCGACGACCCGCCGACGGTCGCCGAGACGTTCCAGGCGCAGGTCGTCGTCATGCAGCACCCGTCGGTCATCACGGCCGGCTACACGCCCGTCTTCCACGCCCACACGGCGCAGGTCGCGTGTACGATCGAGTCCCTCGACCAGAAGCTCGACCCGTCCTCGGGCGAGGTTGCCGAGGAGAACCCGGACTTCATCAAGTCCGGCGACGCGGCCATCGTGACGGTGCGTCCGCAGAAGCCCCTCAGCATCGAGCCGTCCAGCGAGATCCCGGAACTGGGTTCCTTCGCGGTTCGCGACATGGGTCAGACCATCGCGGCCGGCAAGGTGCTCTCCGTCGACGAGCGCTAAATGCCCGGGCAACAAGCGCGCGTCCGACTCGCGGGCACGAGCCCCGACGACCTGGACGACATCTGCGACGACGTCCGCGAGATCGCGGACAAGACCGGGGTGGCCCTCTCGGGCCCCATCCCGCTCCCGACGAAGACGCTGGAGGTCCCGTCGCGAAAGTCCCCCGACGGCGAGGGGACGGCGACGTGGGAGCACTGGGAGATGCGCGTCCACAAGCGGCTGATCGACATCGACGCCGACGAACGCGCGCTCCGGCAGCTCATGCGGATCCAGGTCCCGAACGACGTCTCCATCGAGATCGTCCTCGAGGACTGACCTGAGGCGCACCGGACGCCCACGCGGGAGTCCGTTCGACGACCGATTCATCCGTTTTTCACCTCGCAAGCGGCGGCACCGTTTTGCGCACGGCTCGCGACCGTCGACCGTGACCCTCCGATCGATCGCCGGCCGCGACGCGGTTCGCCCGGTCGCGGAGACGCTCACCGCGATGGCGGTCGCCTCCGTGGCGTTCCGGGTCGTCGACGCGGTCGCGGCCCCGCTGGCCGCGGCCCTGTTCGTGCTCTCGACGCCGACGCTCGCGCCGTGGACGCTCGCGACGAGCGTCTACGCCCACGCGGGGGTCGGTCACCTGTTCGGCAACGCCGTACTCGTCGTCGTTGCCGGGGTCCCGATCGCCGCCGGAACGACCAGGGCGCGCTTTCACGCGTTCGTGCTCGCCACGGGTGCGCTCGCGGGGGTGGCGCAGGTCTGGATCGGCGGCCTGCTCGCACCGGCGACAGTCGGCGTTCTCGGAACCAGCGGAGCGGCGTTCGCGCTCGCGGGCTACGTCGCCGCCGCCAATCCCGCCGCCGGCGCGGCGGGACGGCTGATCGAGCGACTGGGCGCGTCGCCGCGGGCGGTCGTGTTCGTCGTCGCGCTCCTCGCGCTCGCGGTCACGCTGGCGTTCAGCCCGCCCGGGAGCGCGCTGGTGGCGCACTTCGTCGGGCTAACCCTCGGGATCGCGGCCGGCTCCGTGCGACTGCTTCGTGTGTGAGAAACGCACGGGGGCGGGGTGAAACGGAAGTCTCAAGTGCGATCCCGGGTTCCGATGTAATGCGGGCTCGTAGATCAGCGGTAGATCGCTTCCTTCGCAAGGAAGAGGCCCTGGGTTCAAATCCCAGCGAGTCCATCCCACTTCGGCTCGCTCTCGAAGGACCACAAAACGGCGAGTCACAACCCTGAATCGGGTGCTTCCTCCGTAGCCACGCGAAACGAACCTGAAAAGTACAGAGAGTTCACTGACATTCTCGGCGATCCCCGTGCAGTCGCGCGAATGAAGGCGGTGCTCCGGGGTGGTGTTGCATGAGCGTCACCGCAGACCCGAACGGGAGGAATTCGGTTCACCGGTAGGGGGTGTAGCTAAGGCCACCTCATCATTAGACCACAGCCCCCGCGACGTGAGCCGCAGGCGAAGCACCCCTCCGGGCGCGCGAAAAAATTCGTCAGAAGCAAAGTGGAACGGCTGTTAGGAAGGGATTGCCCACCCACCTTTTGCGCTGCGGGCCGGCTCCGCCGGCCCTCGGCAAAAGCTGGAGCAAAAGCACTCCTCCCTCGCTTCAGGCGGCGGAGCCGCCTTCCGCTCGGTCGTCGGCCCGCTCGCTCGCTACGCTCGCTCGCGGTGGGTGCGTCTATTGTTCTTAGTTTCTCTGTATTGACGGCAACTGGAACAGGATATATCACGTGCAGAGGATTTCAACAGAGCCACTCTACCGGGTATACCTCGAGTCATCACACCGAGCACGTGACCTCCGTGACCGTCAATAATACGCAGCGCCGGAGACGGGGTTCAGTCTCGCATGTATGTCGCTTCGATGGTCCACCCACCGTGTGATCTGGAATCGGGTACGATCACAGACCCGCCTATCACGTGCTCACTTACGGTCAGTACATCGCGGACCCAGTCAACAGAGGTAGTACCTTTGATCGCCATCAAGTAAATCGATACAGTACACGGTATTTTGATACCGGAGATACACGGCACTCACGTAATCAGGGACTGGTGTATCTGGGTTCTCTTCCTCATAAGCGGTTGTTTGCTGAGAGAGGCGATCAATGATTTGATTGATTAGTTCTTGCAACCCAGCTGTTCGGTCAGTCTCCGGAATTCCCTGCTGAGCAGGGTATTCAACCTTGTACTCGTACCCTGTGATCGCATAATCGAGGATTTCCTTTTTATTTGAAGACAGGAGATCATACCGTACCGGGTCGATATTTGACCGCTCTTCGTCGGAAAGCTGGACCTGGTTTAGTCGAATAGAGGTTTCAGAAGTCGGAAAAGTCGTCTGCGTCGGCGATTCCGTCGTTTCAGGTGTCGGAGATGGACTCGACTGCCCACTAGTGGACTGTCGCTCGGTCTCGGTCATCTCTGTAGCGGAACGCTGTCCCTGTTCCGACTCCCCGAGGCACCCAGAAATCCCGAGCACAATTGCTACTATTCCACTGAGCATAGACCGCCTCGAGCACACATTCATCGGTTATTTCTCATTATATTCTACTTAAATGGTTTGTGTATAAGTAGCAATAAAAATGGAAACTTTCATACTAATTATCTAAGTCGATATTTAATAATTCTTGTACGAATTATGGAGGGAGATGTAATATCGAGGTAGACAAACGAGTCTATCTGTACCAGACAAATAGCCTGTACTGGCTTTGTTGAAATCTCAGTTATTCGACATCTTTCTTGCTGAAACAGCCGACAGGGAGGCGTGCGAATCAATCAACTCTCGTTCCTCGAACCACGCCGGATGCCGCGTAGTAGAGTGCACCGAGGAGAACGGACAGTAGATATGTATATATGAAGAATATACCAGCGATCAGCGGGAGACACGACAGCGTCCTACAACCCGAAATCCGGCCCGATTCGAGCGCGAGAGTCCAGACGGTGCCGGCCAACCAGTCGAACTGTACGGAACCATCCGTGAGTAACGGAGGGACGACCCCCGAAACAAGAATCAACAGGAACGCCGCTAGGACAGCCCGATTCAGGAAGATAGTGCGAATTCGCCGCCGCTCCATAGGCCCTCCCTTCAGGACACTCCGGTAAGTGCTTTGACTGTATCTATCGCTGTCAACTGTGAGGTCGAAGCACAAAACCGAGCGTCGCTACTCCTCGTCGCCGCCGTCCGCGATCCGCTTCCCGCCGGCACGGTAGTCCTCGGGGTCGCCGCCGAGATCCTCGGCGAGCGCCTCCCGCAGCTCCTCGCCCTGTTCGTCCATCGCCTCCTTGAACTCCGTGAATTCCTCGTCGGTCATCGGTTCCGTGTTCCGTGCCATTCCTCGTACCTCTTGATATACCGTTCGCCGTGTTCGGATAAGTGTTCTTCGGCGAACGACAACGCCTCGCTCGGCGGCATCGGCGGGAACACCTCTCCACCGTCGATCTGCTCGCCGTCGCGGTACACGTCCATGTGGACCCCCTCTTCCAGCACGTCGTGCCCGAAATCCGATTCGGGGTCATGGTCAAAGCGCACGATGGGTTCCCACCTGTCGCCGTGGTCGTACTCGATCTGCACGACGAAGCGGGTTATCGTCCCGTTGTCGGAGGTGTAGCCGATTCGCCGCCGAACACGGTAATCGATCGGCGTGGTGAACTCGCGATCGTACTCGCGTGGCTCGTCACTCATCAGCGCGTTCGAGGTCTGAGGCGTCGAGGTTCGATAGCGCCTCTTCCCGGATCTCCCCGGTCCCGGTGACGCCGGATTCCTCGTCGACGGCGGCGCATTCGCCGTCGTCCGTCTGGATGAGACGGATGTCGCGCTTCGTGTTCATGGTCGGTCGTTGTCCGAAATCGGACAAAAGCCTTCGGTCAGTCCTCGTCGTCGGGGGAATCGTCTATCACGGCGTCGAAGTCGCCCGTATCCTCGTACCTGTCTCCAGGATTATAAATAAGTCGTCTGTCGACGCAGGCCTGCTCACGGCCGTCGACGGCTCAGTCGGAGGGTTCCCCGCTGGCGTGCTCGCGTTCCAGTTCGTGGTGTTCAGCCTCTCGGCGGCCGTTCTCGCCCTCGAAGTGACTTACACGAATGCGCTGTGAGCAGTCGTACATTGTGAATGCACAAGAGAGGCCTAGTGGAACGCTCCCAGCGAGTCCACTCCCGCTTTTTCCGACGCCTACGTCCCGGAGACGAGCGTCTCGCGCAGTTCGTGAAGCGAGTCGACGTCGAACGCCGGTTCGGGTTCGAGTTCGTCGTCGGTGTTGAACTCCCGGCGAACGAACGCGGCGTCGATGCCGACGTTGTGCGCGGCGGCCACGTCCGAGGGTCGGTCCCCGACGTACACCGCCCGGTCGGGCGTCAGGTCCGCGAGCGCCCGGTTCATGTACCGCGTCCCCGGCTTCTCAGCGCCGACGTCCTCGACGCCCGGTCGGAGGCCGTAGTAGGTGTCGAAGCGGTCGTCGAGCCCGAACCGGTCGAGCACGCGTTCGATGGCGCTGTGCTGGTTGTTGCTCACGATACCGCGGGCCGTCGGGAGGTCGAGGAGGGCGCGCGCGTCGTCGTACAGCGCCTTCTCGCCGTCCGTCATCGCAGTCACCTGGTTCTCCGTGACGAGCTCGTTTCGGCGGTGCCACAGGTCGTCGAAGCGGATCCCGTATGTCGACGCGAAGTGCTCCCGGGCGGCCGCGAGCCCGCCCTCCAACGTTCGAACGACGCGGAACTCTCGGGCGGTCGGGTCGTCGATGTCCGCCTCCGCCAGCGTCCGCTCGGCCGCGTCGTCGAACACCCACGACGGCGACCGCTCCACCAACACCCCGTCCATGTCGAACACGACGGCGTCGTACTCCATGACGCTTGCAGCGCCCCCGTGTGCATGAGGCTGACGGGTGACCTGTCACGACCCGCTGGGTACCGCCCCAAGACACATATCCGAGGCGTCGAAGACAGCCCCAGACACCACCATGGCACCGACGGTAGCCGTCGCACACTACCCCGAGGGGGCGGGGCACGCGACACGGATGCTCGCGATCGCCGAGGCGATCGAGGACGCCGGGGGGACCGTCCGGATGGCTGGCGGCGGTGCCGGCACCGAGTTCGTTGCGCTCAACGGGTACGACGAGTTCGAGCCGACCGTCGTCGACTACATCGGCGACTATCAGGACGGGTCGGTGTGGCGGACCGCGACCCGAAGCCTGCCGGCGAGCGTCGACCGGATCGCCGACTACCGGGCGTGGCTGTCGGCGACCGAGCCGGACGCGCTCGTCACCGACGACATGTTCGCGGCCATCGCGGCGACGCGGTGCGACGTGCCGCTGTACGTGCTGAAACACGACATGCCGGGGCTGTACGACGACCTGCTCGAACGAACCGGGGCGGGCGTTCACACCCGGTTCCAGCTGTCGGCCGCGCGGGAGTTCTTCTACCCGGTCGTGTGGCCCGAATCCGGCGCGGACCCGCCGCGTGCGACGCGGATCCCACCGGTCGCGCTCGACGGCGAGCCGCCGGTTCGAGACGGGTACGACGTGGTGGTCGTGCCGAGTCACTACTCGTCGCTGTCGCGGATTGCCGACCACCTCCGGCGACAGGGGTACGACGTGCTCGACGTGTCCGACGAGTCGTGGGAGCCCGTCGAGTCGCTGTTGCCGTATCTCCGCGGAGCCGACGCGGTCGTCTGCTCGGGCTACTCGACCGTGATGGACGCCGCCGTCGCCGGAACGCCCTGCGTCGTCCACCCGGCGACCGACGAGCAGGACGCCGTCGCGGAGTGGCTCGAGCGGTTCGACGTGACCGGCTTCGCCGTCGCGCCAGATCCGATCGACGTGCTCGATGCCGTCGCGGCCCCGCCCGACCCGCCGGCGTTCGAGAACGGGGCCGAGTTCATCGCTCGGCGGGTCACGACCGATCTGTGTGACCCCGACCCGTACGCGGCCGAGGAGGTCGACGGTGCTGAGGAGATCGACGGTACCGGGGCGGTCGACGGGACCGAGGTGCAGGCGACGGACCCGGAGGCGGCCGCCGGGATGGCCCGCGCGAACGCTCCCGTCGCCACCGGATCTCGCCTCGCGTCGTTCGCGGCCGTGCCGGCGCTCGCGGCGGCGTGTCTCGTCACGACCGGGAGCCTCCTGTCGCCCTCGCGTGCGGGACGGTCCGTGGCAGGGACGGTCGCGCGGGGCGTCGGCGGGCTCCGAACTGCCGGCGGCCACCTGCGCCGGGCGGGCGGTCGCGTCGCCGGTGCGGTCGCCGGCGCTGTGACCGATGCGTTGTCGGCTGGCCGCGACGGGTGTGGGGACGCGGTCGGTCGAGTTCGCCGTGTCGTCCCCGATCGGAGTCCGTTCTGAGCGCGAACTGCCGTCCGGTGTCGTGCGCCGTCGACTACACGCGCCGCTCGGTCACGTCGCCGTCGGCGTCGACGAGGAGGAGCCGGTCGACGCCGTCGAGCACGTCCGACCGGACGGCGTCGGCGTCGCTGGCCGGGAACGCGAGGGCCGTGTAAACGCGGTCGATGTCGACCGCATAGACGCGGCGGTCGAGGCTTTCGGCGTACCGGCCGTCCGCGACCTCGCGGAGCTTTCGCGCGTCGTCGACGTCGAAGTACGGCTTGCTCTCGACGACCAGCACGTCCCGCTCGCGGTAGGCGACGACGTCCGGCACGATCGACCCGCCGTGTTTTGTGCCGTCGGCGCGGTCGGCCGGGTGGAGCCGCAGCCCCGACCCGCTGGTGGGGTAGTCGACGGCGAACATGGTCCACCCCTCGCGCGTCAGGTGCGCTTCGACGGCCTCGGTGACTCGTTCCTCGTTCATCGCCGAGCTATCCCTCCCGCCACAACGCCCCGTCGTGAAACAGGATCGCGTCCGCGAAGTAGGCGTAACACCGGACGAGTTTCCGCTGTGTGTAGCGGGTGCCGTGGCGAACCTGCATGTAGTACCGGGGGATCTCGTGGGGCCGAAGGTCGTCGTACTCCCGCCCGAGCAGCAGTCGGCCGTCGACCGACACCACCTTGTTAACCTCCTCAAGGAACGCCTCGACGGACGAGCCCTCCTCGCTTCTGGCCGACACCGACAGCGACCCGTCCTCCACGCTCACGCTCCCCCAACAGAACACCAGATTCCTGTCGCGCTCTCTGTACGACTCGCCGATGCGCGTCTCCAGGTAGTCGATGGCCGCCAGCGCGCCGGGATACGGGTCGCCGCGGATCTTCGCGTTCGCCGAGTAGATGACGGTCTCGTCGCGGCGTTCGAGCAGTTCCGGCGTGCAGTCGGGGTCTTCCTCCTCCAGATACTCCACGACGAGGTCAGTCGGAACCGTGGTCGTGCTGGTGAGCGGCGACCACGTCCGATCGGGGCCTCCCTTGCTCGCGAACTCCTGGTGCATCCAGTTCCGGCGCTCGCGGATCGTTCGGTTCTTGATGAACTCGCGCTCGCTCCCGCCGGTGGCGCGGTCGACGAACACGTCGAT
This window encodes:
- the tuf gene encoding translation elongation factor EF-1 subunit alpha, which translates into the protein MSDKPHQNLAIIGHVDHGKSTLVGRLLFETGSVPEHVIEQHREEAEEKGKGGFEFAYVMDNLAEERERGVTIDIAHQEFDTDEYYFTIVDCPGHRDFVKNMITGASQADNAVLVVAADDGVAPQTREHVFLARTLGINELIIGINKMDLVDYDEGKYKEVVSEVEELLKQVRFGTEDASFIPISAFEGDNVSEASENTPWYDGEVLLEALNNLPETEPPTDAPLRLPIQDVYTISGIGTVPVGRIETGEMRPGDNVSFQPSDAGGEVKTVEMHHEEVDYAGPGDNVGFNVRGVGKDDIRRGDVCGPADDPPTVAETFQAQVVVMQHPSVITAGYTPVFHAHTAQVACTIESLDQKLDPSSGEVAEENPDFIKSGDAAIVTVRPQKPLSIEPSSEIPELGSFAVRDMGQTIAAGKVLSVDER
- the rpsJ gene encoding 30S ribosomal protein S10, with translation MPGQQARVRLAGTSPDDLDDICDDVREIADKTGVALSGPIPLPTKTLEVPSRKSPDGEGTATWEHWEMRVHKRLIDIDADERALRQLMRIQVPNDVSIEIVLED
- a CDS encoding rhomboid family intramembrane serine protease yields the protein MTLRSIAGRDAVRPVAETLTAMAVASVAFRVVDAVAAPLAAALFVLSTPTLAPWTLATSVYAHAGVGHLFGNAVLVVVAGVPIAAGTTRARFHAFVLATGALAGVAQVWIGGLLAPATVGVLGTSGAAFALAGYVAAANPAAGAAGRLIERLGASPRAVVFVVALLALAVTLAFSPPGSALVAHFVGLTLGIAAGSVRLLRV
- a CDS encoding HAD family hydrolase; translated protein: MEYDAVVFDMDGVLVERSPSWVFDDAAERTLAEADIDDPTAREFRVVRTLEGGLAAAREHFASTYGIRFDDLWHRRNELVTENQVTAMTDGEKALYDDARALLDLPTARGIVSNNQHSAIERVLDRFGLDDRFDTYYGLRPGVEDVGAEKPGTRYMNRALADLTPDRAVYVGDRPSDVAAAHNVGIDAAFVRREFNTDDELEPEPAFDVDSLHELRETLVSGT